From Paracoccus aminovorans, one genomic window encodes:
- a CDS encoding NUDIX domain-containing protein, producing the protein MPLLIGPLAHPLLRARLAPQAVEAGTVAGRLRGGGMAGIAARGWPMLEPGQGALPVWRTDWTPALRRYAAIFALQLQERDGQELLGLGEPAEDAPEWQPDLAAAIAGRLLDLPKDRSAEAVRRRLPMIATWVASRLRAEAENPGLPHVGPDGSPRARIRSVAEPYAAYFSVEEIRLEQRRNDGGWTGPLLRAVFVSGDATVVLPWDPQRDRVMLIDQLRAGPLARGDAQPWLYETVAGRIDAGETPEQAALREAVEETGIAISRLIPAPHNYPSPGAVAEYLYLYLGIADLPDGSAGLGGLASEDEDIRAHLLPRAELTRMALAGEIRNGPLLNLTLWLELRHAAIREELAAGGSGLPPSGAGV; encoded by the coding sequence ATGCCGCTGCTGATCGGTCCGCTGGCACATCCGCTGCTGCGCGCTCGTCTGGCGCCGCAGGCGGTCGAAGCGGGAACCGTAGCGGGCCGGCTGCGGGGCGGCGGCATGGCCGGCATCGCCGCCCGCGGCTGGCCGATGCTGGAACCGGGGCAGGGTGCTCTGCCGGTCTGGCGGACCGATTGGACGCCGGCGCTGCGCCGCTATGCCGCGATCTTCGCCTTGCAGCTGCAAGAACGCGATGGGCAGGAATTGCTGGGCCTTGGCGAACCGGCCGAAGACGCGCCCGAATGGCAGCCGGACCTGGCGGCCGCCATCGCCGGACGGCTGCTGGACCTGCCGAAAGACCGCTCGGCCGAGGCTGTCCGCCGCCGTTTGCCGATGATCGCGACCTGGGTAGCCTCGCGCCTGCGGGCCGAGGCCGAGAACCCCGGCCTTCCGCATGTCGGCCCTGACGGCAGTCCTCGCGCGCGCATCCGCTCGGTGGCCGAACCCTATGCCGCCTATTTCTCGGTCGAGGAGATCCGGCTGGAGCAGCGCCGCAACGACGGCGGCTGGACCGGGCCCCTGCTGCGGGCCGTCTTCGTTTCCGGCGATGCGACCGTGGTGCTGCCCTGGGATCCCCAGCGCGACCGGGTCATGCTGATCGATCAGCTGCGCGCCGGGCCGCTGGCGCGGGGCGATGCCCAGCCCTGGCTTTACGAGACCGTGGCGGGCCGGATCGACGCCGGCGAGACCCCCGAACAAGCCGCCCTGCGCGAGGCGGTCGAGGAAACCGGCATCGCCATCTCGCGCCTCATACCGGCGCCGCACAATTATCCCAGTCCGGGCGCGGTGGCCGAATATCTCTATCTCTACCTGGGCATCGCCGACCTGCCCGACGGCAGCGCCGGCCTGGGCGGGCTGGCCAGCGAGGACGAGGACATCCGCGCCCATCTGCTGCCGCGGGCCGAGCTGACGCGGATGGCGCTGGCCGGAGAGATCCGCAACGGCCCGCTTCTGAACCTGACCTTGTGGCTGGAGCTGCGCCACGCCGCGATCCGCGAGGAACTGGCCGCCGGGGGTTCGGGGTTGCCGCCGTCCGGCGCCGGCGTGTAA
- a CDS encoding DNA cytosine methyltransferase, protein MRNLAHSGRDVGGKNMGTSEEAFRFVDLFSGLGGFHVALDELKGRGVFAAEREPKLKALYKVNFGVDAWGDLNELSSDEVIALNVPNHHILTAGFPCQPFSKAGDQLGFKDTNQGNLFFKVHDILRVKRPLYFILENVPNILKHDGGRTKTTIIRLLEELGYSVAVEHFSPHDFGIPQVRDRAYFVGSLQGLDDYEWPAKHKGPTEIQWVLRQEGHSGRAIPEQTLRAIDMWGDFLRRSPASLKLPSFPIWSMEFGATYPYLDETPAGVWVRRPVRGLSQMGFKGSFGQSLDCSLEEQLTRIPSHANRSGDFSFPQWKKTFIRQNREFYQDNRHWIDPWIARWSPQNFPSSFQKMEWNAQGEDRDIDNFVLQVRASGLRVKRPTTSPSLIASTQTQVPILGANLAGERRYMTPAECAELQSLGGIQLPASDIDAYKALGNAVNARVVKAIAERLLQGLIRPTSSITSDLEPLRAAE, encoded by the coding sequence ATGAGAAATCTCGCCCATTCAGGCAGAGACGTAGGGGGCAAAAATATGGGAACCAGTGAAGAGGCCTTCCGTTTTGTCGACCTCTTCTCTGGCCTGGGTGGCTTCCACGTCGCCCTTGATGAGTTGAAGGGGCGTGGTGTGTTCGCTGCAGAGCGGGAGCCTAAACTCAAGGCTCTCTATAAGGTAAACTTCGGTGTCGATGCTTGGGGTGATCTCAATGAGTTGAGCAGCGACGAAGTCATAGCCCTCAATGTGCCCAATCACCACATCCTTACCGCGGGCTTCCCTTGCCAACCGTTCTCTAAAGCAGGAGACCAGCTGGGCTTTAAGGACACAAATCAGGGCAATCTCTTCTTCAAGGTGCACGACATCTTGCGCGTGAAGCGGCCACTATATTTCATTTTGGAGAATGTTCCCAATATCCTCAAACACGACGGCGGCCGCACCAAGACTACGATCATTCGCTTGTTGGAGGAACTCGGCTACTCCGTCGCAGTAGAGCACTTCTCGCCCCACGATTTTGGCATTCCACAGGTGCGAGACCGCGCATATTTTGTAGGATCGCTACAGGGTCTCGATGATTATGAGTGGCCCGCGAAGCATAAAGGTCCAACCGAAATCCAATGGGTGCTGCGCCAAGAAGGGCATTCCGGGCGCGCCATCCCGGAACAGACGCTGCGAGCCATTGACATGTGGGGCGACTTCCTACGACGCTCGCCGGCTTCGCTGAAGCTGCCTTCTTTCCCAATCTGGTCGATGGAATTTGGGGCAACCTATCCCTACTTGGACGAGACTCCGGCAGGGGTTTGGGTTCGCAGACCTGTCCGGGGTCTTAGCCAGATGGGTTTCAAGGGCAGCTTCGGCCAGTCCCTCGACTGCTCGCTCGAGGAACAACTTACGAGGATACCTAGCCACGCTAACCGCTCGGGCGACTTTAGTTTCCCACAGTGGAAGAAGACTTTTATCAGACAAAACCGGGAGTTCTACCAAGACAACCGCCACTGGATCGATCCCTGGATCGCAAGATGGAGCCCACAAAACTTCCCGTCTAGCTTCCAGAAGATGGAGTGGAACGCGCAAGGTGAGGACCGTGACATCGACAACTTCGTGCTACAGGTGCGTGCGTCAGGGCTTCGGGTCAAGCGTCCCACTACCTCCCCAAGCCTCATCGCCTCCACGCAGACCCAAGTGCCCATCCTCGGTGCTAACCTGGCCGGCGAACGTCGTTACATGACGCCAGCCGAATGCGCTGAACTTCAGAGTCTCGGAGGCATCCAGTTGCCCGCGTCCGACATCGACGCGTACAAGGCCTTGGGGAACGCAGTGAACGCTCGCGTTGTCAAAGCAATAGCCGAACGGTTGTTGCAAGGGCTCATCCGGCCCACCTCGAGCATCACCTCTGACCTCGAACCGTTAAGAGCTGCTGAATGA
- a CDS encoding DUF262 domain-containing protein — protein sequence MTDHIEHENDFDEDDPRVPFLESIADGLATLSEASDAPNGVRPVSSIFSGGDVDFTSDAWMNKLVEVQGWLSLSEDLPLTGGEPFLQALIAEFKLESADLLAPGAAHPQLSLRALERLNERVEAAVRLQGNFLEELEAKGANRGTATQSWADAWAEIDGNEEVASPEPVTAKADVWPIYQLTKRAPNLTPSYQRGDVWANSDRQSLLESILRGVPLPSIILLRTGPSTPHEVVDGKQRLTAILRFVGQHPVAKQKVAEVSARHKDKKFNAQGRLDDQGKRDLTDLFNDDYPAFRRAWKALEGSPLKSTDENEYYFPFKLRTTGDGGLVGPYLEPLRGKYYTQIKGQVIDVASEQTTVEYLFEGTAQYKIPVIEYTKASQAQIHEVFRLYNKQGVHLNAEEIRNAVYHEVELTRATLAAAGDADPNSDVAQIAESLAGIPDLDRLGKALKSYGFGDTRYKRTKVLAWVISVLVHDTGGKDLASTSRNIDQLLIAIQKDKFHKLAQSPTLTKLFSLLLEAVELHSSHDELWSDQFKDGGKGAKWQELQLVGSLVGIAMALAASPDDIEDRIEANGDAIRTASKESADWERPEKTQTKTQWDYIAKISKSLLELLEIDPDKAAEAVRLQFGTSGYASLQRMRIEPKS from the coding sequence ATGACTGATCACATCGAACACGAAAACGATTTCGACGAAGACGACCCGCGGGTCCCCTTCTTGGAGAGTATCGCTGACGGGTTGGCAACACTCTCCGAGGCTTCTGACGCGCCGAACGGCGTTCGCCCGGTTTCGTCAATTTTCAGCGGCGGTGACGTCGACTTTACCTCTGACGCGTGGATGAACAAACTGGTTGAGGTTCAAGGCTGGCTGAGCCTGAGCGAGGACCTCCCTCTCACGGGCGGTGAGCCATTCCTTCAGGCACTAATCGCTGAATTCAAACTTGAATCCGCCGACCTACTTGCTCCTGGAGCAGCCCACCCGCAGCTAAGTCTTCGTGCGCTGGAACGCCTAAACGAGCGCGTAGAGGCAGCCGTACGGCTTCAGGGAAATTTTCTTGAAGAACTTGAGGCCAAGGGCGCTAACCGCGGAACCGCTACCCAGTCGTGGGCTGACGCTTGGGCCGAGATCGACGGGAACGAGGAAGTGGCAAGTCCGGAGCCGGTCACGGCGAAGGCAGACGTATGGCCGATCTATCAACTCACCAAGAGGGCGCCCAACCTAACGCCGTCGTACCAGCGTGGTGATGTATGGGCCAACAGCGACCGTCAGTCCCTGCTGGAGTCCATCTTGCGTGGCGTACCTTTGCCATCCATCATTTTGCTGCGAACCGGACCTTCCACGCCGCATGAGGTCGTCGACGGCAAGCAGAGGCTTACGGCCATCCTCCGGTTTGTGGGACAGCACCCTGTCGCAAAACAGAAGGTTGCGGAGGTCTCCGCTCGGCACAAAGATAAAAAGTTCAACGCTCAAGGACGTCTTGATGACCAGGGCAAGAGGGATCTGACAGATCTTTTCAACGACGATTATCCTGCGTTCCGCCGTGCGTGGAAAGCGCTAGAAGGTAGCCCACTCAAATCCACAGATGAGAACGAATACTACTTTCCATTCAAGCTGCGAACGACCGGAGACGGCGGGCTGGTTGGCCCATACCTCGAGCCTCTCCGCGGAAAGTACTACACTCAGATCAAGGGGCAGGTGATCGACGTCGCTTCTGAGCAAACCACCGTCGAGTATTTGTTCGAAGGTACGGCACAGTACAAGATTCCCGTCATCGAATACACTAAGGCCAGTCAAGCCCAGATCCATGAGGTCTTTCGCCTCTACAACAAGCAGGGCGTACACCTGAATGCTGAAGAGATCCGTAACGCCGTCTACCACGAGGTCGAACTTACCCGCGCGACCCTTGCCGCAGCCGGCGACGCTGACCCGAACAGTGACGTCGCCCAAATCGCTGAATCTCTTGCCGGCATCCCCGATCTTGACCGTCTCGGTAAGGCGCTGAAGAGCTATGGTTTTGGGGATACGCGCTACAAGCGCACTAAGGTTCTCGCATGGGTCATCTCGGTCCTGGTACATGACACCGGTGGGAAAGACTTGGCATCGACTAGCCGTAACATCGACCAGTTGCTGATCGCGATTCAGAAAGACAAGTTCCACAAGCTAGCCCAGTCACCGACGTTGACGAAGCTGTTCTCGCTGCTGCTAGAGGCTGTCGAACTCCACTCATCGCACGATGAGTTGTGGTCTGATCAGTTCAAGGATGGTGGCAAGGGCGCCAAGTGGCAGGAACTCCAACTCGTAGGTTCCCTCGTTGGCATTGCCATGGCCTTAGCGGCCTCGCCAGACGACATCGAGGACCGCATCGAGGCTAATGGCGATGCGATCCGAACGGCGAGCAAGGAATCCGCGGACTGGGAACGCCCCGAAAAGACGCAGACCAAAACCCAGTGGGATTACATCGCCAAGATCAGCAAAAGTCTCCTCGAACTATTGGAAATCGACCCTGATAAAGCGGCTGAGGCAGTGCGTCTGCAGTTCGGAACCTCTGGGTACGCGTCGTTGCAGCGGATGCGCATCGAACCGAAGAGTTGA
- a CDS encoding Z1 domain-containing protein → MGSVQSGKTASMLGVSALAIDNGLDIIVVLAGTRLSLWRQTYERLLQQLDSGEENAQKVKRRLLCPAPGIALSEQTHSLTTTYRLSSAQVRKRLRQRKPLIIVAMKQADHLHALGASLRDNFFKEVEQLGRPVHMLVLDDEADDGSILDAIVESSQDPIYGNLKQIPRAIANLWDPPQGSPENLFSTYIAYTATPQANLLQEDHNPLAPRDFLISLRTPLDVGHPVDATDPGNLNAPRSSTYPEAAGIRFCYTGGEVFYRRAEAAKLCVPTTNSVQQDLADAVRAFLVAGAIRLNRSGKLGPASALSMQFDTKEEALTNATSPHSMLYHPSAAIQHHFKGAEDLLIWAGIQDRATARDMLDEGDARLPHALVEQLLADPAPWAQWLEKYRASATVIEEEFDLLPPASFPDWQTVEDLLVREVIPGTRIAVVNSDPNADDRPAYAPTLDAETGKWKAARDLCTIFVSGNVMARGLTLEGMTTALFQRSSSNPLADTQMQMQRWFGYRGSYIELCRVFASSDQLSLFSAYHDVDEAVRTAITERMMSDAPKPTVLQGLNFEATGKIAGVGNLPLSPGARPFVTVINDSRRADPNADIVAGLFVRPSSDLTVDNVLRGRILNVPLDLTEAAELLDSLTFANYRPGSEGFYADFWSGIEARANAVAPLADSPLYRPPVRNGKGDQPRRACPYAIAAYLRLWSASLSRSITGLFVTGQPSDLWSYADLRRKNAEQPRFWIGIRYGDGTTVSEGPLAQLPFDIRATTKRVAGGELKTTWGASAPNAGPSQYRGDVYFDYYHRNSNVPSSNNTGWRPSGSDGQILFYVNQHAFDEHPTVAVGVCLPAGGPEQFSATRAGVTTVK, encoded by the coding sequence ATGGGCTCGGTCCAGTCTGGTAAGACTGCTTCAATGCTGGGTGTCTCAGCCTTAGCCATCGACAACGGCCTCGACATCATCGTCGTACTCGCCGGAACCCGCCTGTCCTTGTGGCGCCAGACCTATGAGAGGCTGCTGCAGCAGCTGGACTCTGGCGAGGAAAACGCACAGAAAGTGAAACGCCGCCTGTTGTGTCCTGCGCCTGGCATCGCTCTGTCAGAACAGACCCACTCGCTGACAACCACCTACCGTTTGTCGTCTGCACAGGTTCGAAAACGGCTGCGTCAGCGCAAGCCTCTTATCATCGTAGCGATGAAGCAGGCCGACCATCTGCATGCCTTAGGAGCAAGCCTCCGCGACAACTTTTTCAAAGAAGTGGAGCAGCTCGGTCGCCCCGTCCACATGCTCGTACTTGACGATGAGGCCGACGATGGCTCGATTCTCGATGCCATAGTTGAGTCCTCGCAGGACCCCATTTACGGCAACCTGAAGCAAATCCCGCGTGCGATCGCCAACCTCTGGGATCCTCCACAGGGTTCGCCTGAAAACCTATTCTCGACCTACATCGCCTACACGGCGACCCCCCAGGCCAACCTCCTTCAGGAGGATCACAACCCGCTAGCGCCAAGAGACTTCCTGATCTCTCTTCGCACGCCACTTGACGTCGGCCATCCAGTAGATGCGACCGACCCTGGCAATCTCAACGCCCCTCGCTCATCGACTTACCCCGAGGCGGCTGGGATACGTTTTTGCTACACCGGCGGTGAGGTATTCTATCGCCGCGCGGAGGCAGCCAAACTTTGCGTGCCCACCACCAACTCCGTGCAGCAGGACCTCGCCGACGCCGTTCGAGCGTTTTTGGTGGCGGGCGCCATCCGCCTAAACCGCTCTGGAAAGCTCGGCCCAGCGTCCGCACTCTCAATGCAGTTCGACACCAAGGAAGAAGCCCTTACTAACGCGACTTCGCCGCACTCGATGCTGTATCACCCTTCTGCAGCAATCCAGCACCACTTTAAGGGTGCTGAGGACCTCTTGATCTGGGCGGGGATTCAGGATCGAGCGACGGCTCGAGATATGCTCGATGAGGGAGATGCCAGGCTTCCGCACGCCTTGGTGGAACAACTGCTGGCGGACCCCGCCCCGTGGGCGCAATGGCTTGAAAAGTATCGTGCCTCCGCCACGGTAATCGAGGAGGAGTTCGACCTCCTGCCACCGGCGAGTTTCCCGGACTGGCAAACGGTCGAAGACCTATTGGTTAGGGAGGTGATCCCTGGAACTAGGATCGCAGTGGTTAACAGCGACCCTAACGCTGACGATCGCCCTGCATACGCACCGACCCTGGATGCAGAAACCGGTAAATGGAAAGCCGCTCGCGACCTTTGCACGATCTTTGTCTCAGGAAATGTCATGGCGCGGGGACTGACACTGGAAGGGATGACCACGGCGTTGTTTCAGCGTTCATCGTCCAACCCGTTGGCAGACACCCAGATGCAGATGCAGCGCTGGTTCGGCTACCGCGGGTCATATATTGAGCTGTGCCGCGTCTTCGCCTCCAGCGACCAACTCTCCCTCTTCAGTGCTTATCACGATGTCGACGAAGCGGTTCGAACTGCCATTACCGAGCGCATGATGAGCGACGCGCCTAAACCTACCGTCTTGCAGGGGCTCAATTTCGAAGCCACAGGCAAGATCGCAGGCGTGGGTAACCTTCCACTATCACCAGGGGCCCGCCCCTTCGTTACGGTCATCAATGACAGCCGGCGGGCGGATCCCAATGCAGACATCGTGGCTGGACTCTTCGTTCGGCCGTCCAGCGACCTCACTGTCGACAACGTGCTGCGGGGCCGGATCCTCAATGTTCCACTCGATCTGACTGAGGCCGCCGAACTATTGGATAGCCTCACTTTCGCAAATTACCGACCCGGGAGCGAGGGCTTTTACGCGGACTTCTGGAGCGGTATCGAAGCCCGGGCCAACGCAGTCGCTCCACTGGCAGACTCACCTCTCTATCGCCCGCCGGTGAGGAATGGGAAGGGAGACCAACCAAGGCGAGCCTGTCCTTATGCCATCGCCGCCTACCTTCGACTTTGGTCGGCCAGTCTCTCTCGGTCGATCACGGGCCTATTTGTCACCGGCCAGCCCAGCGACCTATGGTCCTACGCCGACCTTAGGCGCAAGAACGCTGAGCAACCACGGTTTTGGATCGGCATTCGTTACGGAGATGGTACCACCGTATCCGAAGGTCCGCTGGCACAACTCCCGTTTGACATACGCGCCACCACAAAGAGGGTGGCCGGAGGCGAACTCAAGACCACTTGGGGCGCGAGTGCCCCTAACGCCGGCCCGAGCCAGTATCGCGGCGACGTCTACTTTGACTACTACCACCGCAACTCTAACGTACCATCGAGCAACAACACCGGGTGGCGACCCAGCGGCTCCGACGGTCAAATTCTCTTCTACGTCAATCAACATGCGTTTGACGAGCACCCCACGGTCGCAGTTGGAGTCTGTCTCCCTGCGGGAGGTCCGGAGCAATTTTCAGCCACCCGTGCTGGGGTGACCACCGTTAAGTAG
- a CDS encoding glyoxalase superfamily protein, giving the protein MSVPTFQGAIPVLRSFDEAKAREFYCGFLGFSVGFEHRFAPGMPLYFEVERAGLKLHISEHHGDATPGSTVFVWMQGIEALHAELTARDYPNNRPGIETAPWGRELQVIDPFGNRIRFCESA; this is encoded by the coding sequence ATGAGCGTCCCGACCTTCCAGGGCGCGATTCCGGTGCTGCGCAGCTTCGACGAGGCCAAGGCGCGGGAATTCTACTGCGGCTTCCTGGGCTTCTCGGTTGGGTTCGAGCACCGCTTCGCCCCCGGCATGCCGCTATACTTCGAGGTCGAGCGTGCCGGGCTGAAGCTGCACATCTCGGAACATCACGGCGACGCCACCCCGGGCTCGACGGTCTTCGTCTGGATGCAGGGGATCGAGGCGTTGCATGCCGAGCTGACGGCACGGGACTATCCGAACAACCGCCCCGGTATCGAGACCGCGCCCTGGGGCCGCGAATTGCAGGTCATCGACCCTTTCGGCAACCGCATCCGCTTCTGCGAAAGCGCCTAG
- a CDS encoding cysteine synthase A, giving the protein MRICPDLASAIGNTPLIRLRRASEETGCEILGKAEFMNPGQSVKDRAALYIIKDAVARGELKPGGTIVEGTAGNTGIGLALVGASMGFRSVIVIPETQSQEKKDMLRLAGAELVEVPAQPYKNPNNYVRYSGRLAEQLARTEPNGAIWANQFDNTANRQAHLETTGPEIWEQTGGKVDGFVCAVGSGGTLAGVAMALQPKGVKIGLADPEGAALYSFYTEGVFESPGSSITEGIGQGRITANLEGFTPDMAWRISDAEALPVIFDLLAYEGLCLGGSSGINVAGAIRMAREMGPGHTIVTVLCDYGTRYQTKLFNPEFLRAKGLPVPEWMARKPADLPEVFED; this is encoded by the coding sequence ATGCGCATCTGCCCCGATCTTGCCTCTGCCATCGGAAACACCCCGCTGATCCGGCTGCGCCGTGCCTCGGAAGAGACCGGCTGCGAGATCCTGGGCAAGGCCGAGTTCATGAATCCGGGCCAGTCGGTCAAGGACCGCGCCGCGCTTTATATCATCAAGGACGCCGTGGCGCGGGGCGAGCTGAAGCCCGGCGGCACCATCGTCGAGGGCACGGCGGGCAATACCGGCATCGGCCTGGCGCTGGTCGGCGCCTCGATGGGCTTTCGCAGCGTGATCGTGATTCCGGAAACCCAGAGCCAGGAAAAGAAGGACATGCTGCGGCTGGCCGGGGCCGAACTGGTCGAGGTGCCGGCGCAACCCTACAAGAACCCCAATAATTATGTGCGCTACTCCGGCCGCCTGGCCGAGCAACTGGCCCGGACCGAGCCGAACGGCGCCATCTGGGCCAACCAGTTCGACAATACCGCCAACCGCCAGGCGCATCTGGAAACCACCGGCCCCGAGATCTGGGAACAGACCGGCGGCAAGGTCGACGGCTTTGTCTGCGCCGTGGGCTCGGGCGGGACGCTGGCGGGCGTGGCCATGGCGCTGCAGCCCAAGGGCGTGAAGATCGGCCTTGCCGACCCCGAGGGCGCGGCGCTCTACAGCTTCTATACCGAGGGCGTCTTCGAGAGCCCCGGTTCCTCGATCACCGAGGGCATCGGCCAGGGCCGCATCACCGCCAACCTGGAGGGCTTTACCCCCGACATGGCCTGGCGCATCTCGGATGCCGAGGCGCTGCCGGTGATCTTCGACCTGCTCGCATACGAAGGGCTTTGCCTGGGCGGCTCTTCGGGCATCAACGTGGCCGGTGCGATCCGCATGGCGCGCGAGATGGGGCCGGGTCACACCATCGTGACGGTGCTGTGCGACTATGGCACGCGTTACCAGACCAAGCTGTTCAACCCCGAGTTCCTGCGCGCCAAGGGCCTGCCGGTGCCGGAATGGATGGCGCGCAAACCCGCCGATTTGCCCGAAGTGTTCGAGGACTGA
- a CDS encoding DUF3772 domain-containing protein — MPRPAVALRRLAALVTVLFLALACSLPAAAQDQQAPDFNAWNKLADQAEQILESGSANDARLQTIRDAVVQWRERLKTAQGLNATRIATLKDQIAALGPPPAEGQTESDDIAARRKELNEQLSTLQAPGLQAVEAYGRADGIVTQIDQTIRQRQAHALIRKTSSPLNPANWGPAMAEAGHVGRQIYAEARGRWDDIGGVSGFTQRLPLIGGLLLAALLLLTRGRHWIDSLPSRLSARAGERSRAALVFGVSLGQIAIPLIGVILAAGTLVATDLFDDWGLPLLRSVPGAGLSFFGGLWLARRLFPEEGGSGQLPLPMSEAQRRQARFRATLLAMSLALHQLIARSILPLSGFNSENDTNTVPERLTEASAGVWHFLLILFGAFCLFQLTNLLRRLRPSEVSDVPDYRVRIVAFLAVIGRLIALAAPIAAAAGYVTAANAALWSSAMTLGLVGLLIVLQDFIADLYALAKGGDQSARDALMPALIGFALVLASLPLFALIWGARPSDLAEAWTRAQQGFSLGGVSLSPMAILTFVLVFAVGYFLTNFVQGAFRSSILPKTRLDGGGQNAVVSIIGYVGLALAAVFAITAAGINLTSLAFVAGALSVGIGFGMQQVVSNFVSGIILLVERPIAVGDWIEVGGQQGIVKKMAVRATQIQTFDRTDVIVPNSNLITQPVTNWTRGSLQGRIIVPITVGVGSDGRRVAALLREIAEDQPTVLVNPAPAVLLRSITPTGQNYELRAMLSDINAGASVVSEINQQILERFAAEGIVLPGISRGAQDIFLHQPEPAAEEPPAAIPSTPPASKPADRASGDTAPQEAEGHTGAEDGPAGQADRP; from the coding sequence ATGCCCCGCCCCGCCGTCGCGCTGCGCCGCCTTGCCGCGCTGGTCACCGTCCTGTTCCTGGCCCTGGCGTGTTCGCTGCCGGCGGCGGCGCAGGACCAGCAGGCCCCGGATTTCAACGCCTGGAACAAGCTGGCCGACCAGGCCGAACAGATCCTGGAATCCGGCTCGGCCAACGACGCGCGGCTGCAGACCATCCGCGATGCGGTGGTGCAATGGCGCGAGCGGCTGAAGACGGCGCAGGGGCTCAATGCCACCCGCATCGCGACGCTGAAGGACCAGATCGCCGCGCTGGGTCCGCCCCCGGCCGAGGGCCAGACCGAATCCGACGATATCGCCGCCCGCCGCAAGGAGCTGAACGAGCAGCTCTCGACCCTGCAGGCGCCGGGTTTGCAGGCGGTCGAGGCCTATGGCCGCGCCGACGGCATCGTCACCCAGATCGACCAGACCATTCGCCAACGCCAGGCCCATGCGCTGATCCGAAAGACCTCCTCGCCGCTGAATCCGGCGAACTGGGGGCCGGCCATGGCCGAGGCGGGCCATGTCGGCCGCCAGATCTATGCCGAGGCGCGCGGCCGCTGGGACGACATCGGCGGGGTTTCGGGCTTTACCCAGCGGCTGCCGCTGATCGGCGGGCTGCTGCTGGCGGCGCTGTTGCTGCTGACGCGCGGCCGGCACTGGATCGATTCGCTGCCGTCGCGGCTGTCGGCCCGGGCGGGCGAGCGGTCGCGCGCGGCGCTGGTCTTTGGCGTGTCGCTGGGCCAGATCGCCATTCCGCTGATAGGGGTGATCCTGGCCGCGGGCACGCTGGTCGCCACCGATCTGTTCGACGACTGGGGCCTGCCGCTGCTGCGGTCGGTGCCGGGCGCGGGCCTGTCCTTCTTCGGCGGCCTCTGGCTGGCGCGACGGCTGTTCCCCGAGGAAGGCGGCTCCGGCCAGCTGCCGCTGCCGATGAGCGAAGCGCAACGCCGTCAGGCCCGGTTCCGGGCCACCCTGCTGGCGATGTCGCTGGCCCTGCATCAGCTGATCGCGCGCTCGATCCTGCCGCTGTCGGGCTTCAACAGCGAAAACGACACCAATACCGTCCCCGAGCGCCTGACCGAAGCCTCGGCCGGGGTCTGGCATTTCCTGCTGATCCTGTTCGGTGCCTTCTGCCTATTCCAGCTGACCAACCTGCTGCGCCGGCTGCGTCCGTCCGAAGTCTCGGACGTGCCGGACTATCGGGTGCGGATCGTGGCCTTCCTGGCCGTGATCGGCCGGCTGATCGCCTTGGCCGCGCCCATCGCGGCGGCGGCGGGCTATGTCACCGCCGCCAATGCGGCGCTGTGGTCCTCGGCTATGACGCTGGGGCTGGTCGGCCTGCTGATCGTGCTGCAGGATTTCATTGCCGACCTTTACGCGCTGGCCAAGGGCGGCGACCAGTCGGCGCGGGACGCGCTGATGCCGGCGCTGATCGGCTTTGCGCTGGTCCTGGCCTCGCTGCCGCTCTTCGCACTGATCTGGGGCGCGCGGCCCAGCGACCTGGCCGAGGCCTGGACCCGCGCCCAGCAGGGTTTCAGCCTGGGCGGCGTCAGCCTGTCGCCGATGGCGATTCTGACCTTCGTGCTGGTCTTTGCTGTCGGTTATTTCCTGACTAATTTCGTGCAGGGCGCCTTCCGCAGCTCGATCCTGCCCAAGACCCGGCTGGACGGGGGCGGGCAGAACGCGGTGGTGTCGATCATCGGCTATGTCGGGCTGGCGCTGGCGGCGGTCTTTGCCATCACCGCGGCGGGGATCAACCTGACCTCGCTGGCCTTCGTCGCCGGTGCCCTGTCGGTCGGCATCGGTTTCGGCATGCAGCAGGTGGTGTCGAACTTCGTCTCGGGCATCATCCTGCTGGTGGAACGCCCGATCGCGGTCGGCGACTGGATCGAGGTCGGCGGTCAGCAGGGCATCGTCAAGAAGATGGCGGTGCGCGCGACCCAGATCCAGACCTTCGACCGCACCGACGTGATCGTCCCGAACTCGAACCTGATCACCCAGCCGGTGACGAACTGGACCCGCGGCAGCCTGCAGGGCCGGATCATCGTGCCGATCACGGTGGGCGTCGGCTCGGACGGCCGCAGGGTCGCCGCCCTGCTGCGCGAGATCGCCGAGGACCAGCCGACCGTTCTGGTCAATCCGGCCCCCGCCGTCCTGCTGCGCAGCATCACCCCCACGGGGCAGAACTACGAGCTGCGCGCGATGCTTTCGGACATCAACGCCGGCGCCTCGGTCGTCTCCGAGATCAACCAGCAGATCCTGGAACGCTTCGCCGCCGAGGGGATCGTCCTGCCCGGCATCTCCAGGGGCGCGCAGGACATCTTCCTGCACCAGCCCGAGCCCGCGGCAGAGGAGCCGCCTGCCGCCATCCCCTCGACCCCGCCCGCCTCGAAGCCCGCCGACCGCGCCTCCGGCGACACCGCCCCGCAAGAGGCCGAAGGCCATACCGGGGCCGAGGACGGCCCCGCGGGCCAAGCGGACCGGCCATGA